A region from the Vicia villosa cultivar HV-30 ecotype Madison, WI linkage group LG3, Vvil1.0, whole genome shotgun sequence genome encodes:
- the LOC131657757 gene encoding uncharacterized protein LOC131657757: MDNNVTVNQGATRRTHTYTFHREGMVQLGQLGELVTGHNETVFSDNYGNILSLLYSRVDEWALSTLLQFYDPDIRCFTFSDYQLAPTLEEYSYLLNIKIQHRVPFVCVPEKPRLDYIANALYLSLGDVHDNWKKNGDTHDFYMSFLVEKAQEFADKGIWEAFNAILAALIYGIVMFPNIHKFIDLAAICLFMDKNPIPTLLADTYYSIHSRHGKRGAIRGCLPLLYKWFKSHLPASGLFVTSTQKWSQRIMGLTANDIVWYQFRTGISEVIIRCGNFGNVPLIGTRGCINYNPVLALRQLGYTMKSGPSDREIYQSVYFEKGADPIALEEIRKAWNNIHIGERSTLGAKNAIAMEPYTDWVKEIVKTLLLPFPEVPLLYAQPPKISETMVSRERFDQVRVANLRLKEKDRDMDLKRYFLKQTKNELARELKTLKGESSQARKRVRTEKDGKAVVAPTEDPQKVIEKAIKEEKEKLRREYQEDLKAHKLRLEKETKSPPDLLDGVSIALYIETLLFVFEPTRLRGLL; the protein is encoded by the exons ATGGATAACAACGTGACCGTCAATCAAGGAGCTACAAGGCGCACACACACTTATACTTTCCATCGCGAGGGTATGGTTCAATTGGGACAATTGGGTGAATTGGTCACTGGTCATAATGAAACAGTGTTCAGTGACAATTATGGCAACATATTATCTCTTCTGTATTCGCGTGTCGACGAATGGGCCTTatctactcttcttcagttctacGACCCAGATATCCGTTGTTTCACATTTTCGGATTATCAGCTAGCTCCCACTCTTGAAGAGTACTCTTACCTCCTcaacatcaagattcaacacagagTGCCTTTTGTTTGTGTCCCAGAGAAACCTAGGTTGGATTacattgccaacgctctttatttgagcttggGGGATGTTCATGATAACTGGAAGAAGAATGGTGATACTCATGACTTCTACATGAGTTTCCTGGTTGAAAAAGCTCAAGAATTTGCTGACAAAGGAATATGGGAGGCTTTCAATGCTATTTTGGCCGCTCTGATCTATGGAATTGTGATGTTTCCCAACATTCACAAGTTCATTGATTTGGCTGCTATATGTCTTTTTATGGACAAGAATCCAATACCCACCCTATTGGCTGACACGTATTATTCCATTCACTCTCGGCATGGTAAAAGAGGGGCTATTAGAGGTTGCTTGCCGCTGTTATATAAATGGTTCAAATCTCACTTGCCTGCTAGTGGTCTGTTTGTTACCTCTACTCAGAAATGGTCTCAGAGAATCATGGGACTTACTGCAAACGATATCGTATGGTATCAATTCCGAACAGGCATATCTGAAGTCATTATTAGGTGCGGAAACTTTGGTAACGTCCCGCTCATTGGGACAAGAGGATGTATTAACTACAACCCAGTTCTAGCTCTTCGTCAGTTGGGCTATACCATGAAGAGTGGGCCTTCGGATAGGGAGATTTACCAATCCGTATACTTTGAAAAGGGAGCTGACCCTATAGCGCTTGAGGAAATCAGGAAGGCCTGGAATAACATTCATATAGGTGAGAGATCCACTCTGGGAGCCAAGAATGCCATTGCTATGGAGCCCTATACCGATTGGGTTAAGGAGATAGTCAAGACACTTTTGTTACCATTCCCGGAAGTTCCTCTCTTGTATGCACAACCTCCGAAGATATCAGAAACTATGGTATCAAGGGAACGTTTTGACCAGGTCCGCGTCGCCAATTTGAGACTGAAAGAGAAAGATAGGGATATGGATTTGAAGCGCTATTTCCTTAAACAGACAAAGAATGAACTGGCCCGTGAACTTAAAACTCTCAAAGGAGAGTCTTCTCAAGCCAGGAAGAGGGTTAGAACTGAAAAGGACGGAAAAGCTGTTGTCGCTCCTACTGAAGATCCTCAAAAGGTTATAGAAAAGGCTataaaggaagaaaaagagaagCTCAGACGAGAGTATCAAGAAGACCTGAAAGCCCACAAGCTCCGACTGGAGAAAGAAACCAA ATCACCACCAgatttgttggatggggtctctattgctctttatattgaaACATTGTTATTTGTGTTTGAACCTACTCGCCTTAGGGGGCtattatga